Genomic DNA from Candidatus Sulfurimonas marisnigri:
CGCATGTGAAGAGTTGGGTCTCAAACCTGCACCGGCATCTAACCAAGTTATACAACGTGATAGATATGCTAGACTTGCTACTGCTTTGGCATTAATGGCAAGCTCTATTGAAAAATTTGCGGTACAAGTTCGTCACTGGCAAAGAACTGAGGTTTATGAGTGTGAAGAGTATTTTGCAAAAGGTCAGAAAGGCTCATCTGCTATGCCTCATAAAAGAAACCCTATATTAACAGAGAATATAACGGGATTAGCTAGAATGATTAGAGCTTATGCAATGCCCGCTATGGAAAATGTTGCTCTTTGGCATGAAAGAGACATCAGCCATTCTTCAACAGAAAGGTTTTGGTTACCAGATAGTTTTATAACAACTGACTTTATGCTTCATCGCATGAATAACGTTATTGCCAACCTAACTGTATACCCTGAGAACATGATCAAAAACCTAAACCTTACTGGTGGATTGGTTTTTTCTCAACGCGTTTTACTGGAACTTCCTATTAAAGGTGTTAGCCGTGAAGATGCATATAGAATAGTTCAGAGAAACGCTATGAAAGTTTGGGAAGAGATTCAACAAGGCAAACCTACTACAAATGAAGCTGGAGAGTCTTTGTATCTAAACCATTTATTGGCAGATGAAGAGCTAAGAAACTCTCTTTCAAAAGAACAGATAAGAGAGTGTTTTAACTATGACTATTACACTAAAAATGTAGATAATATTTTTGCAAGAGTTTTTAAATAAAAAGTTTAAAATATATAGGATAACCCATGATAACAATTATAAAGAGAAACGGCAGAACAGAAGCACTTGATATTACTAAAATACAAAAGTATACATCAGCTGCAGTTTCTGGATTAAGTAATGTGTCACAAAGTGAATTGGAAGTTGATGCACAGATTCATTTTCGTGATGGCATAACATCTAAAGAGATACAGCAAACATTAATCAAAACGGCTGTTGATAAAATTGACATTGACGCTCCTAACTGGACATTTGTTGCTTCGCGCCTTTTTCTATTTAACCTATATCATCAAGTAAATGGTTTTACCGGTTACTGCTCACTGGAAAAATATTTTAAAAGAGGCGAGAAAGAAGGAAGACTTCTTTTAGGCATTAGTGATATGTACGACCTTGATAGATTAGAAAAACATATAAAGCCTGAACGTGATATGCTATTTAACTATCTAGGCGTTAAAACACTCTATGACAGATATCTAATCAAAGATAGAAACTCTGACCCTATAGAGCTTCCTCAGCATATGTTTATGGCTATTGCCATGTTCTTAGCTCAAAGAGAAGAAAATAAGCATGAATGGGCTATTAAATTCTATGATATGGTAAGTCAGTTTCAAGTAATGCTTGCAACCCCTACTCTCTCAAATGCAAGAACAACTAGACACCAGCTTAGTTCTTGTTATATTGGCTCTACTCCTGACAATATAGAGGGTATCTTTGACTCCTACCAAGAGATGGCAATGCTATCTAAATTTGGCGGAGGGATTGGCTGGGATTGGACTGGAGTTCGCTCTATGGGTTCATATATAGATGGGCATAAAAATGCGGCAGGCGGAACAGTACCATTTTTGAAAATCACAAATGATATTGCTATAGCAGTTGATCAACTAGGGACCAGAAAAGGTGCCATCGCTGTTTACTTAGAACCTTGGCATATAGATGTCAATGACTTTTTAGATTTAAAGAAAAACTCTGGTGAAGAGCGTCGTCGTGCTCATGATCTTTTTCCTGCTATGTGGTTAAATGATCTATTTATGCAGAGGGTTCAAGAAGATGCAATATGGACACTTTTTGATCCTTATGACGCAGGAGAGTTAGCTACACTTTTTGGTGATGATTTTAACAAAAGATACAAAGAACTTGAAGAAGACGAGAGCATCATAAAAGAGAAAGTTAAAGCTAAAGCTCTCTGGAAAAAGATTCTAACATCTTACTTTGAATCTGGTTCCCCTTTTCTATGCTTTAAAGATAATGCTAACAGAGCTAACCCAAATAATCACACTGGTGTTATTAGAAGCTCGAACCTATGTACAGAGATATTTCAAAACACTAACCCAAACACTTATAAAATAAAATTCATCTTTGAAAATGGTGATAGCATCTCTTATGAAGAAGATGAAATAGTAAAAGTTGACAGTGGACTAGAAAAACCTGCGAAGAAAGTTACTGCACTTGACTCTCTTGGTGGTCAACCAATCTATGTAGTTGAAAAAGAGAAAATAAATGGAGATACAGCAGTTTGTAACCTAGCTTCTGTAAATCTCTCCCGTATAAATACAAAAGAAGAGATAGATAAAGTTGTTCCAATAGCTGTCCGTGCTTTAGACAATGTAATTGACCTTAACTTCTATCCAATTGAAAAAGTAAAACGCACAAATATGAAGAGTCGCTCCATTGGTCTTGGTGTTATGGGTGAAGCTCAGATGTTAGCCGAGAAATCAATAGCTTGGGGAACTCAAGAACACTTTGATAAAATAGATGAGATTATGGAGGCTGTTAGCTATAACACTATCTCAGCTTCTTCGGACTTAGCATTAGAAAAGGGCATCTATCCAGAGTTTAAAGGTTCTCAGTGGAGCAAGGGTGTAATGCCAATGGACCATGCTAGTGCTGAAGTAAAAAATCTTGTTGACCGTGGTGGACTTTTTGCCTCTTCTTATGAGTGGGATGAACTTCGGTCAAAAGTTAAAAATCAAGGGATGAGAAACGGTTACCTTATGGCCATAGCGCCTACAAGTTCTATCTCTATTCTTACAGGAACAACGCAGGCTATTGAGCCGGTATATAAAAGAAAGTGGTATGAAGAGAATCTATCTGGTCTAATACCAGTTGTTGTTCCTAATCTTTCACCTGAGACTTGGTCTTACTATACTCCTGCTTATGATCTAAACCAAACTCTTCTTATAAAAGCGGCAGCAATTAGACAAAAATGGTTAGATCAAGGTCAGAGCCTAAATATATTTATTACATTAGATAAAGCGAGTGGAAAATACCTAAATGAGATTTACATGTTAGCTTGGAAATTAGGTCTAAAATCTACATATTATCTACGCTCGCAATCACCAGAAGTCAATAATGACGTAGAAGACAGAAGTATGGAGTGTGTAGGTTGTCAATAAAATGAAGCCGATACTTGCAAAAGAGTTGCCAAATTTTTTAAAGAGGTTTGGCAATTTTGTTCATGGCGAACTTCGAAATATAGAAATCATCTCACCAACTGTTATTAAACTCACTATAGCAGGGCAGGACAGTGCTAGAGGTTTTGATTGGCTAACAATAGAGTTAGAGTTAAGTGGTGTTAGCGATGCAAAACTTTTGGATAGCTCCAAACTTCTACATGTAGATATGAGCAATGGCATAAATATAATCTTTGAAGAAAACAGTTTTGCTTTTGGCATTGGTGATTATCATAATTTATCTGGTATAAAAAATGCTGTGTGCTACATAATATCTTCTAGTATAAAATACAAAGAAGGATTATTTTAAGGAGAAACAGATGAAAAAGTACAATGTAAGAGGAAGTGTTTTAGGTTTTGAAGATACTATAAATATAGAGATACATGAAATTGATGAGCTTTTTTCAACGATGCAAGATATGGATAACAAAGATATATCTTTTACAATTATAAATCCTTACATGTTAAGAGAGTACTCATTTGATCTACCAACAGATATAAAAGTTATTTTAGGAATAAACGAAACATCTAATGTTAGTGTATATAACATAGTCATTATTCAAAAACCACTCGAAGATTCTACAATAAATTTTTTAGCCCCAATTATTATAAATAATGACAACAACAAGGTTGCTCAAGCTGTTCTTGATTCAAAAAGACATCCAGATTTCGGGATGAGTGAAACTATAAAATCTTTTAAAGAGCAATAATAAATATTTTTAAAACTCGTTAACACTCTATAAACAATTTAGTTATAAACTTTTATCATTAGAATAAGGAATAACTATGAAAAAATTACTTTTATTAGGTTTAGTAAATCTAAGCCTTTTATATGCGCAAGATGGTGTAGAGTTTAAATACGCACCCACTGACACACAGAGACAACACCCAACAAGCCAAAATTATATACTCTCTTACAATAATATAATTGAAAATGTAAGAACAAGCGTTGTAAATATATCTACTAAAAAAACTATCAACAATAGAGGGGAAGAGTCTAACCCATTTATGAATGATCCATACTTTAGAGAGTTCTTTAAAAATCAAAGACAAATTCCACAAGAAAGAGTTCAAAGAGCATTAGGCTCAGGTGTTATAATCTCTCAAGATGGTTATATTATTACTAACAACCATGTTATTGACGGTTCAGATACAATAAAAGTAAGTATTGCTGGAGATAAAAAAGAGTATGAAGCACAAATTATAGGTACAGATTCAAAAAGCGATTTAGCAATAATAAAGATAGAAGCAAAAGATTTAAATGCTGTGACTATCTATAACTCTGATAAAGTAAAAGTAGGTGATATTGTATTTGCTCTTGGAAATCCATTTGGCATTGGTGAAACAATTACTCAAGGTATAGTTTCAGCAACAAGAAGAAGTGGTGTTGGCATAGTAGAGTATGAAGATTTCATTCAAACTGATGCTTCCATAAATCCAGGAAACTCTGGTGGTGCACTTATAAACTCAGCAGGATACCTAATAGGAATAAACTCAGCAATTCTTTCAAAAAGTGGCGGAAATGTTGGAATAGGGTTTTCAATTCCTTCAAACATGGTCACCTCCATAGCAACTGAACTTATAAATAAAGGCAAATACAGTCGTGCTTATTTAGGTGTTGTGATTTCAGATATAAGTGCTGAAATGAGCAGTTTTTACAATGATAATTTTGGAGCATTGATAACAAGTATAGAAGATAATAGTCCTGCTTTCAAAGCTGGTTTAAAAAGAGGTGATTTAATAATTTCAGTTAATGGGAAAAAAATTCAAAGTGCAAGTGAACTTAAAAATAATATAGGCTCCTACTCACCATTAAGAGTTGTTAATGTTAAGTTTTTACGAGATAAAAAAATAGACATTCTAAATGTAACACTTGATTCATTAGACAAAAAATCTGTTTCTGGAGAGTTGACATATCAAGGACTTAAAGTAGTTCCTCTAAGCTCATCTTATAAACAAAAACTTGGAGCTAACATAAATGGTGTGTTAGTAATTGAAACTGAAGCAAATAGCAAGTCTCAAACTATGGGTATAAAAAAAGGTGATATTATATTGCAGATAGAAAATAGTGAAATAAGTACTTTAGATGATTTTAAAAGAGCAACATCATCTCAAGACAAAAAAAGATTTTTTATCTATCGTAGAGGTTCTATATTTGCAGTTGTACTGTAAATTTATGCATAGCACTTGGTGCTTTTTAATTATTATAACAGGAGAGAAAAATGCGAGTAGTTTGCCCTCATTGCAAAAGTGTTAATAACATACCACAAAAGGAGTCTTATAAAAAAGCAGTTTGCGGAAAGTGTAAAAAGTCACTTTTAGATACAAAGCCTGTAGAACTAACAGATACTAACTTTGATGAAGTAATAGTAAATAGTGATATACCTGTTATAGTTGATTTTTGGGCACCTTGGTGTGGACCTTGTAAGATGATGGGGCCAAATTTTGAAAAAAGTGCTACAAACTTCCCTCTTAAAACACTTTTTGCAAAGGTAAACACTGAAAATGAGCAAAATCTAGGTGCTAGATTTGGCATAAGAAGTATTCCTACAATTATAATATTTAAAAATGGCAAAGAAGTTCATAGAGCTTCAGGCGCGTTAGATGAAAACACTTTAAATAATTTAGTTTCACAACTTATATGATATTTAATAACTTATCCTATAATATTTAACTATATATAAAAGGATCTATTATGTCAAAAGATACAATAACACTAACAAATAATCGTGATGGCAAAAGTTATGAATTTCCGATACTAGATGCAACTGTTGGACCTTCAGTTGTTGATATATCTACGCTTTATAAAGAGATGGGTATTTTTACCTACGATGAAGGTTATACTTCAACAGCATCTTGTAAATCAAATATAACCTTTATAGATGGAGAAGAAGGGAAACTTATGTATCGTGGCTACAATATTGAATATTTAGCCAAAGAAAAAAGTTTTCTTGATACAGCTTACTTGCTTTTAAATGGTAATTTACCAAAAAAAAGTGAACTTGCCTATTTTTCTTTAGAGATGAAAAAGCGCTCATTTGTAAATGAGGCCATAAAAAAACTATTTGACGCCTTTCCTGACAATGCACATCCAATGGCTATTCTATCATCAGGTGTTTCAGCACTCTCAACTTTTTATTGTAAGCATTTAGAGATATTTACTCAAGAAGAATACTCAGAAATGGCAAACCGTATAGTTGCTAAAATACCTACATTGGCAGCTTTTTCATATAGATATTCACAAGGTTTGCCTATTATTTATCCTGATATGAGCAGAGGATTTACTGAAAATTTTCTCTACATGTTAAGGGCCTATCCACATAACTTTGTTGAAATGAGACCTATTGAGATAAAAGCTCTTGATACTATTTTTACTCTTCATGCAGATCATGAACAAAATGCTTCAACAACAGCTGTCAGAAACCTAGCTTCTACTAATGCTCATCCTTATGCCGCTATAAGTGCAGGTATTGGTGCTTTATGGGGTAAAAGTCATGGTGGAGCAAATGAAAGTGTAATTCGCCAGCTAGAGATGATAGGAAGCGTTGATAGAGTAGATGAATTTATAGCAAGAGCAAAAGATAAAAAAGACAACTTTAAATTAATGGGCTTTGGTCATCGTGTTTATAAAAATTTTGATCCGCGAGCAACAATACTTAAAAATATTCGTAATGAACTTATAAATGAATTAGGAATAAGTGGTCAACTAGTTGATGTCGCAAACAAAATAGAAGAGATTGCACTAAGTGATGAATATTTCATAAGTCGAAATTTATACCCAAATATTGATTTCTACTCAGGGTTGATTTTACAAGCACTTAAAATTCCTAAAGAGATGTTCGCAGTTATATTCGTAATTGGAAGAACACCAGGTTGGATTGCTCAATGGAGTGAATTAAATAGACAAAAAAGTGTGAAAATTGCTCGTCCTCGCCAACTATACACTGGTCCATTAGACAGAACTCCAAAGTATTAATATTTTGAAGGAGAGCTTGTAACTATTTTACAGAAAAAATTTAGTTTTTTTCTAAGTTGTGCTTTAGCTCTTAATATAAGAACAACAGTAATCTGTAACTGTTTTAATCTTTAAATCGAAAGATGAATTGGCACCAACCTCAAAAGTTTCCGGTGTATTTAAAGTTTTCCAATCTTCATTAGGAAGTTTGATTTCTAACTCACCACTAATCATTTCCATTATTTCTGCTTCATCTGTCCCAAAAGTATATTCACCAGGTAGCATAATTCCAAGAGACTTTACTGAACCATCTTCAAACTCGACTGTTCTACTAGTAACTTTACCATCATGATATATATTTGCTTCTTTTTTAACACTAACATTTTTAAAATTTGACATTATTATTTTCCTTATTTTATATGAATTCTAACATAATATTAATTTAACTTTGACATTTTTTTAACCTCAATAATTAATTCCTTTTGTCTTTCATAAACATATTCCATAAGCATCGAGTCATCATTAGAATCTTCGTCTAAATCACAAACAATCTTACAATACCCATCTATATCTTTAGCTGTACTCATAATAACTTTTGCACCCAATCTAAGTTGCATATAGCCATTATCAGATTTAGACTTTGGAATATTAAAAACTAGTAAAACATCCCTTGATTTCATACTTTCAATTTTCTCTGTATATTTTACTTTAAAAGCTATTGATTTTATTGATAAATCATTTATATTTCCATTAATAGTATTTCCATCTATCAGCATAGATATTGGTATTTTACTAAATGTTGTTACCCTTGCATACTTTCTAGAATTTGCATTAGTTTTTAAAAATTGAAAATTTTCTAAAATGGCAATTCTCTTTTTTAAATCTATTTGTTTTATTTCTGCACGAATATCATATAAAAAACTACTTGATTGTAAAACTGTTTCTTGTTCTATTTTCATAACAACACCTTGGAGCTGCTCAAAAGTTATGTATACCATATCATTAGTTATTTTAACAATTTTCGATGGAGTATTTATAACTAACCCATTATAAATATTGAGCAATTTAAACTGAATGTCATCATCAAAAGCATCGTCTAAAAGATTTTTTTCATTAATAATAATTTGTGTATTACTGGTATATTGGAGATAATCACAATGCATTTCTTTGTGTGTGAAATTTTTACTTTTAATATTGTCAAAAGTAATGAGAATATCACCAAAATCAAGGCTATTTAAATCAAATGTAAATACATCTATTAGTGGTTTATATTTTTGATTAGCAATATAATTTAATATTCTAGTATGAAAATCATCTGCTATAACATTTATATCTTCAAAATTTATATCTTCAAAAAGAGTTACATAAAAATTTCTTTCTAATTGAGCAAAAATAAGTCTTTTTTCTAGTATTGATTCCATAAATGATAGTAACTTACTAAATAAATTTTCCAAATCCACTATACTTAGCTCTTTTTGTAATTTTTCTATATTTTGTATGCTTATTGTAATACAAGAGAGTTGTTTATGTGTAATATTACTTTGTATGTGTTTTTCTTTTAGCAGTTCTACAAAACCAACCCTACTAGATATAAAATTTAACTGTTTTGGTGTTGAAGTGTCTAATTCTATATATATTATTTTCTCGTTTGTAGTTGTACTTACACTCTCAAAAATATAATTCTTTTTTCTATTATTATAGGCCATAGATTTTTTTATAACAATATCGTCTATTAAAAGTTCTTTAATATCAAGTTCATTAGAAATTTTTTCTTTAAATATTTCAAAATTATTGCATTCAAATAAATTTAATAATTCATTACTTATATATATTAGATTTCTGTTTTTGTAAATCATAAAATTTTGTGTTTGGAAAGTTATTTCTCCAACTAAGCGTTTAAAAAAATCTTGTAAATAAATTTCTCTATCTATCTTTATTTTTGCTATTATTTTATCAGTATCTTGATTTTGTGTTATTATATCTTTTGTACCAAGTAAGTATGTTAGTTGAAAAAGCATTAAATTATATTTTTTTGGAATAAGAAAATATATTAGAAAATTTGCTTTTTCTTTAAGTAAATTTTTTAATTTTATTGATATATTTTTATTTGCTTCATCAAGTTCTATTATATATATATCGAAGTTATCAACTGTATTTAACTCATAAATATCTAAAGAAATACTATTGTCAAAAGAGTCTAAAATTTTTTTAATATGCTCAGATGACGATGTTTTAAAATATAAATGGCAAAGACTCAAAAACTCTCCTTAAATAACAAAAAACAATATTATTTGAATTAAATTATAGCATATCAAAATAAAAATATTATGATTTTAGTTTTACCCTTTGCGAATGAGTAATTGCAACAGCTATAGCATCTGTAATATCCAGCGGTTTTATCTCTTTTTTTATATTTAAAAGATGCTTTACCATAAATGCAACTTGTTCTTTTGCTGCTTTACCATTTCCAGTTAGTGATTTTTTTACTTGTAATGCTGTATATTCACTGAATTGTCCAAATTGTTGAAGAATTATTAGCATTATTGCTCCACGAAATTGGGCTAATTTTATAGTTGTTTTTGGATTATGAGCATAAAATATGTCTTCCATAGCAACTTCATCAATAGCATGATTATTAAAAATACTCTCAAAAGCTTCAGCCATCTGCGGAATTTGAAACTGCAAATCATCTGCTTTTATTTTTATAAGCCCTGCTTCAATAAGTGAAATTTTTCCTTTTTCTAAAGATATAAGAGCATAACCCATATTCCTTGTCCCTGGGTCTATTCCGAGAATTAGCATCCTATTCCTAATATATAATTTAAATTATAAAATATTATATACAAATTATTCAAATAAATTACTTTTTAATATTTAATTAACTAAAATATAATAATTAAAAGGATAATAGTAGAATGTCTAAAGAATATGAGTGGGATATTTATGAAGAATTCAAAGAACAACTAGAAGATAAAATTCCGCAAATTGAATCTGCTATAAAAAATTTAGAGGATTCTCAAAATATACCTTACAATGTGAATAACCTTTTTAGAATATTTCACAGTTTTAAAGCAAATTCCGATTATCTCTCATTGATACCTTTAAAAGAACTGTCACATAAAGCCGAAACTGTTTTAGGTTGTATTAGAGAAGATAATGAAGTAGTTAGTGATTCAATCATCGAATGGATTTTTGAAATAAAAGACCAACTTGAGAGATGGTTAGAAGAGATGAACGATTATAAAACTGATTTACAAGCAATACCATTACACTTAAATAAAAAGATAAAAATTTCTAAATCTTATGTATCAGTTGAAGATAAACTCAAAACTATATCACTTGTATATATTGATAATAATAATAAAAGAGCTAAAAAAATCACCCCTTTTTTAGAAACTTTACTAAAAAGTGTTATTTCATTTAACTCTGAGTATTCTAAAAATATGATTAAAGATTGTGATCTTATCATGATAAATTTAGATGTTGATAATTATAAACATATAAAATTTATTCAAAATTTATATCCAAATATTCCTATAATTCCTATTTTTAATGATGTAGATTCTAATACGATAGAAAAATTACTAAAATTTAATATTACTCACTCAATTAGTTGTAAATTGAATAAAGAAAAATTAAAAAGAGAACTACGACTAATTGTTAAAACTTTTTTTAATTCTAAAAATATTTTAATTGATAATAAAAAAATAAATAGTTTCATTAAAACTCTAGAACCTCTTCCTAATACAATTTTTAATATAATTAAAGTTTGTGATGATGATGAAATGTCTATAAATGATTTAATAAAAGTTGTAAAATTAGATCCTATTATTGCAGCAAATATTATAAAATATGCTAATTCACCTATCTACGGTGTTATTGAATTAACAACTGTTGATAAAGCTGTTACAAGACTAGGTAAAAGAACTGTTAAAGCTCTTGCAATGAATGATATTCATAAAAATCTAAATACTATTAACCTTAGTTCTTATGATATTGACGAGACAGTCTTTTCTAAAGTTTCTATGACTAGACTATCATTAATATTAAAATGGTATTCAAAAGTTTCTATTGGAGATTTATCAATACTATCTTCAACTGCTTTACTTGGTAATATAGGTCAACTACTTATTTCAAAAGAATTAATGGATATAGGTAAAGATGATGAATTTAAAAAGTTATATAATGAATTTAATATTAAATTTGCTGAAGAATCTTTAATACAAACTACGACAACTATTATTAGTGCTCAAATATTAAATTATTGGAAATTACCTAATAATATAATAGATGTAATAACATATAGTGATAATCCGCTAGAAGCTCCTAAGGAAATAAGAAAATTAGCTATCGCAAATCATATTGTATATAAACTTATAGACCTAAGAGGGAATATTTTAGATGATATTCCTAATGATATTTTGGCTCTTATGAAAGATAATGATTTAGATTCAGAACTTTTATATAAATCATTAAACTCTGTTTCAAAATATAAATAAATTATTTATTCACATAATCACATTTATGTTATTCACATAATTTTAACTATGTTTATGCAAAATATTGATACTATTCACATATAAATTATTAAATAGGATTTTAT
This window encodes:
- the purB gene encoding adenylosuccinate lyase, with the protein product MIERYSREEMSSKWTMQAKYQAWLDVEKAVVKAWAKLGKIPQDDADKIVANAGFNIERIDEIEAVTRHDLIAFTTSVSETLGDESRWFHYGMTSSDTVDTAVALQMKSSLELVIEDVKMIMESIKKRAMEHKMTLMVGRSHGIHGEPITFGLVLAVWYDEMARHLENLEQTLVVIGVGQVSGAMGNFAHAPLELEEYACEELGLKPAPASNQVIQRDRYARLATALALMASSIEKFAVQVRHWQRTEVYECEEYFAKGQKGSSAMPHKRNPILTENITGLARMIRAYAMPAMENVALWHERDISHSSTERFWLPDSFITTDFMLHRMNNVIANLTVYPENMIKNLNLTGGLVFSQRVLLELPIKGVSREDAYRIVQRNAMKVWEEIQQGKPTTNEAGESLYLNHLLADEELRNSLSKEQIRECFNYDYYTKNVDNIFARVFK
- a CDS encoding ribonucleoside-diphosphate reductase subunit alpha, whose protein sequence is MITIIKRNGRTEALDITKIQKYTSAAVSGLSNVSQSELEVDAQIHFRDGITSKEIQQTLIKTAVDKIDIDAPNWTFVASRLFLFNLYHQVNGFTGYCSLEKYFKRGEKEGRLLLGISDMYDLDRLEKHIKPERDMLFNYLGVKTLYDRYLIKDRNSDPIELPQHMFMAIAMFLAQREENKHEWAIKFYDMVSQFQVMLATPTLSNARTTRHQLSSCYIGSTPDNIEGIFDSYQEMAMLSKFGGGIGWDWTGVRSMGSYIDGHKNAAGGTVPFLKITNDIAIAVDQLGTRKGAIAVYLEPWHIDVNDFLDLKKNSGEERRRAHDLFPAMWLNDLFMQRVQEDAIWTLFDPYDAGELATLFGDDFNKRYKELEEDESIIKEKVKAKALWKKILTSYFESGSPFLCFKDNANRANPNNHTGVIRSSNLCTEIFQNTNPNTYKIKFIFENGDSISYEEDEIVKVDSGLEKPAKKVTALDSLGGQPIYVVEKEKINGDTAVCNLASVNLSRINTKEEIDKVVPIAVRALDNVIDLNFYPIEKVKRTNMKSRSIGLGVMGEAQMLAEKSIAWGTQEHFDKIDEIMEAVSYNTISASSDLALEKGIYPEFKGSQWSKGVMPMDHASAEVKNLVDRGGLFASSYEWDELRSKVKNQGMRNGYLMAIAPTSSISILTGTTQAIEPVYKRKWYEENLSGLIPVVVPNLSPETWSYYTPAYDLNQTLLIKAAAIRQKWLDQGQSLNIFITLDKASGKYLNEIYMLAWKLGLKSTYYLRSQSPEVNNDVEDRSMECVGCQ
- the fliW gene encoding flagellar assembly protein FliW — encoded protein: MKKYNVRGSVLGFEDTINIEIHEIDELFSTMQDMDNKDISFTIINPYMLREYSFDLPTDIKVILGINETSNVSVYNIVIIQKPLEDSTINFLAPIIINNDNNKVAQAVLDSKRHPDFGMSETIKSFKEQ
- a CDS encoding Do family serine endopeptidase, with product MKKLLLLGLVNLSLLYAQDGVEFKYAPTDTQRQHPTSQNYILSYNNIIENVRTSVVNISTKKTINNRGEESNPFMNDPYFREFFKNQRQIPQERVQRALGSGVIISQDGYIITNNHVIDGSDTIKVSIAGDKKEYEAQIIGTDSKSDLAIIKIEAKDLNAVTIYNSDKVKVGDIVFALGNPFGIGETITQGIVSATRRSGVGIVEYEDFIQTDASINPGNSGGALINSAGYLIGINSAILSKSGGNVGIGFSIPSNMVTSIATELINKGKYSRAYLGVVISDISAEMSSFYNDNFGALITSIEDNSPAFKAGLKRGDLIISVNGKKIQSASELKNNIGSYSPLRVVNVKFLRDKKIDILNVTLDSLDKKSVSGELTYQGLKVVPLSSSYKQKLGANINGVLVIETEANSKSQTMGIKKGDIILQIENSEISTLDDFKRATSSQDKKRFFIYRRGSIFAVVL
- the trxC gene encoding thioredoxin TrxC codes for the protein MRVVCPHCKSVNNIPQKESYKKAVCGKCKKSLLDTKPVELTDTNFDEVIVNSDIPVIVDFWAPWCGPCKMMGPNFEKSATNFPLKTLFAKVNTENEQNLGARFGIRSIPTIIIFKNGKEVHRASGALDENTLNNLVSQLI
- a CDS encoding citrate synthase — translated: MSKDTITLTNNRDGKSYEFPILDATVGPSVVDISTLYKEMGIFTYDEGYTSTASCKSNITFIDGEEGKLMYRGYNIEYLAKEKSFLDTAYLLLNGNLPKKSELAYFSLEMKKRSFVNEAIKKLFDAFPDNAHPMAILSSGVSALSTFYCKHLEIFTQEEYSEMANRIVAKIPTLAAFSYRYSQGLPIIYPDMSRGFTENFLYMLRAYPHNFVEMRPIEIKALDTIFTLHADHEQNASTTAVRNLASTNAHPYAAISAGIGALWGKSHGGANESVIRQLEMIGSVDRVDEFIARAKDKKDNFKLMGFGHRVYKNFDPRATILKNIRNELINELGISGQLVDVANKIEEIALSDEYFISRNLYPNIDFYSGLILQALKIPKEMFAVIFVIGRTPGWIAQWSELNRQKSVKIARPRQLYTGPLDRTPKY
- a CDS encoding pyrimidine/purine nucleoside phosphorylase, with amino-acid sequence MSNFKNVSVKKEANIYHDGKVTSRTVEFEDGSVKSLGIMLPGEYTFGTDEAEIMEMISGELEIKLPNEDWKTLNTPETFEVGANSSFDLKIKTVTDYCCSYIKS
- the ruvC gene encoding crossover junction endodeoxyribonuclease RuvC; translated protein: MLILGIDPGTRNMGYALISLEKGKISLIEAGLIKIKADDLQFQIPQMAEAFESIFNNHAIDEVAMEDIFYAHNPKTTIKLAQFRGAIMLIILQQFGQFSEYTALQVKKSLTGNGKAAKEQVAFMVKHLLNIKKEIKPLDITDAIAVAITHSQRVKLKS
- a CDS encoding HDOD domain-containing protein, translating into MSKEYEWDIYEEFKEQLEDKIPQIESAIKNLEDSQNIPYNVNNLFRIFHSFKANSDYLSLIPLKELSHKAETVLGCIREDNEVVSDSIIEWIFEIKDQLERWLEEMNDYKTDLQAIPLHLNKKIKISKSYVSVEDKLKTISLVYIDNNNKRAKKITPFLETLLKSVISFNSEYSKNMIKDCDLIMINLDVDNYKHIKFIQNLYPNIPIIPIFNDVDSNTIEKLLKFNITHSISCKLNKEKLKRELRLIVKTFFNSKNILIDNKKINSFIKTLEPLPNTIFNIIKVCDDDEMSINDLIKVVKLDPIIAANIIKYANSPIYGVIELTTVDKAVTRLGKRTVKALAMNDIHKNLNTINLSSYDIDETVFSKVSMTRLSLILKWYSKVSIGDLSILSSTALLGNIGQLLISKELMDIGKDDEFKKLYNEFNIKFAEESLIQTTTTIISAQILNYWKLPNNIIDVITYSDNPLEAPKEIRKLAIANHIVYKLIDLRGNILDDIPNDILALMKDNDLDSELLYKSLNSVSKYK